One genomic region from Leptospira licerasiae serovar Varillal str. VAR 010 encodes:
- a CDS encoding CbiX/SirB N-terminal domain-containing protein produces the protein MKPKIAVLVLGHGSREENSNLEFVSLVEAYSISRPDLKISYAYVELAKPDLETALRDLSKEYLNIIIFPLFLYSSGHIKNDIPIVLDRVKSEFPGHSFKIANSLGIHSKMISLLRKRTEEFLPLNKEQSHKTGVIVVNRGSSDPDANGDFYKTVRLFQEGNYFSFVLPCFIGIANPLLSDTLEMASKLRPEKLLVVPYFLFGGKLIQKISALVQNFSEKFPWIKTELSPYLGPDPELLSVIDERIQDSISGKSSLPCDNCEYRTQLPGLSKKVGGLKALLWSIRHLETHNQAAPHQFPHRNLQKHIFVCDNIDCADKGSSALVARMRSILKVRGRHLDFKISRSSCMGRCGEGPVVVVYPDGVWYQKVNVEDAEDLVSEHLLQDKLVSRLIDNIMQ, from the coding sequence ATGAAACCGAAAATTGCGGTTCTGGTATTAGGCCATGGCAGTAGGGAAGAAAATTCCAATTTGGAATTCGTTTCCTTGGTAGAAGCATACTCTATCTCCCGCCCTGATCTGAAAATTTCATATGCTTATGTGGAACTTGCAAAACCGGATCTGGAAACCGCTCTTAGAGACCTCAGTAAAGAATATTTAAATATTATAATATTTCCACTATTTTTGTATTCTTCCGGCCATATCAAAAACGATATCCCGATCGTTCTAGATAGAGTTAAATCGGAGTTCCCAGGCCATTCCTTTAAAATTGCGAACAGTTTAGGTATTCATTCTAAAATGATATCATTACTTAGAAAACGTACGGAAGAATTTTTACCTCTAAATAAAGAACAGTCCCATAAAACCGGAGTGATAGTTGTAAACAGAGGTTCTTCCGATCCGGATGCAAACGGAGATTTTTATAAGACTGTCCGTTTATTCCAGGAAGGAAATTATTTCTCCTTTGTTCTTCCTTGCTTTATAGGGATCGCTAACCCACTTCTATCAGATACTTTGGAGATGGCTTCCAAGTTGAGACCGGAAAAACTTTTAGTAGTCCCGTATTTTTTATTCGGAGGCAAGCTGATCCAAAAAATTTCCGCCTTGGTCCAAAACTTCTCCGAAAAATTTCCTTGGATCAAAACTGAACTATCCCCCTATCTGGGTCCTGATCCGGAACTATTATCCGTTATCGACGAAAGGATCCAAGATTCTATTTCGGGAAAATCCTCCCTTCCTTGCGACAACTGTGAATATAGAACGCAACTTCCTGGTCTTTCTAAAAAAGTAGGAGGATTAAAGGCGCTTCTTTGGAGCATTCGCCATTTGGAAACCCATAACCAAGCTGCTCCGCATCAATTCCCTCATCGTAATTTACAAAAACATATATTCGTTTGCGATAATATAGATTGTGCAGACAAGGGAAGCTCCGCGTTGGTCGCTCGGATGAGATCAATCCTAAAAGTAAGGGGAAGACATTTAGATTTCAAAATTTCTCGCTCTTCATGTATGGGAAGATGTGGAGAAGGCCCGGTTGTAGTAGTGTATCCCGACGGAGTTTGGTATCAAAAGGTAAATGTAGAAGATGCTGAGGATCTCGTTTCTGAACATCTGCTGCAGGATAAACTCGTTTCTCGTTTAATTGATAATATTATGCAATAG
- a CDS encoding DUF3209 family protein, with protein sequence MACHEIAALRLGMMNILGIKDESVIQHEKNEIGTEALSSPGPIRSLTNAGNFDDLIRFFEASLVELEQKISEVSSTDPKSGYYTSLLILTKKVELDLKNSAKAFQTLYLDLEEMHDFVHEIYPS encoded by the coding sequence ATGGCATGTCATGAAATTGCAGCACTAAGATTAGGGATGATGAATATTCTTGGGATCAAGGACGAGTCCGTTATCCAACATGAAAAGAATGAAATAGGAACGGAAGCCCTTTCTTCGCCGGGACCGATCAGGTCTTTGACGAATGCGGGTAATTTCGATGATCTGATCCGATTTTTCGAAGCGAGTTTGGTTGAACTAGAGCAAAAAATCTCGGAAGTATCTTCAACAGATCCTAAATCGGGATATTACACTTCTCTTTTGATACTTACTAAAAAAGTAGAGTTAGATCTGAAAAATTCCGCTAAAGCATTCCAAACCTTATATTTGGATTTAGAAGAAATGCATGATTTCGTGCATGAGATCTAC